Proteins encoded together in one Streptomyces sp. NBC_01216 window:
- a CDS encoding glycosyltransferase family 4 protein produces the protein MTQLRTVQVLGGGSAGSSAHVRSLAAGLVARGVRVTVCAPVELDRAYDFIGAGAHFVPVPRRNDPATVAALRGACSGADIVHAHGLHASVRAMLALAGGARTPSLVTTWHTRNQVDGARGGLLRLLERRTARAATVVLGTSSELVERARRRGARDARLAPVTVPVSRAPVCLHDGKARAELGAVDRPLLMAVGALVPGRGYGVLLDAAREWRDLDPQPLLVIAGEGRERALLRRRIETEELGVRLIGSRDDVAELLAAADVAVLPSRWEARSPLAQEALRLGVPLVATAVGGVPELVGDAAELVPWGDAHALAEAVRGLLDDADRRMDLAAAGRVQAGTWPTEDETIAHVLSVYDEFSGR, from the coding sequence GTGACACAGCTCCGTACGGTCCAAGTGCTGGGCGGCGGCAGCGCGGGCAGCAGCGCTCACGTCCGATCACTTGCCGCGGGGCTCGTGGCGAGGGGCGTGCGTGTGACCGTGTGCGCCCCGGTCGAACTCGACCGCGCCTACGACTTCATCGGTGCCGGCGCGCACTTCGTGCCCGTACCCCGCCGCAACGACCCCGCGACCGTGGCCGCGTTGCGTGGCGCCTGCTCCGGCGCGGACATCGTGCACGCGCACGGCCTGCATGCCTCGGTACGGGCGATGCTGGCCCTGGCGGGCGGCGCGCGGACGCCGTCGCTCGTGACGACCTGGCACACCCGCAACCAGGTGGACGGCGCGCGCGGCGGGCTGCTGCGGCTCCTCGAACGCCGGACGGCACGGGCCGCCACCGTCGTCCTCGGGACCTCCTCCGAACTCGTGGAGCGGGCGCGACGCCGCGGCGCGCGCGACGCCCGGCTCGCCCCGGTGACCGTTCCGGTCTCCCGCGCCCCGGTGTGCCTCCACGACGGCAAGGCGCGGGCGGAACTCGGGGCGGTGGACCGGCCGTTGCTGATGGCGGTCGGCGCGCTGGTACCCGGCCGCGGATACGGAGTCCTCCTCGACGCGGCGCGGGAGTGGCGGGACCTCGACCCGCAGCCGCTGCTCGTCATCGCGGGAGAGGGGCGGGAGCGAGCCCTCCTGCGGCGGCGGATCGAGACCGAGGAACTCGGTGTCCGGCTGATCGGCAGCCGCGACGACGTGGCGGAGCTGTTGGCGGCGGCGGACGTGGCGGTCCTGCCTTCGCGGTGGGAGGCCCGCTCGCCGCTGGCACAGGAGGCGCTGCGGCTCGGCGTGCCGCTGGTCGCGACCGCCGTGGGCGGGGTGCCGGAGCTGGTCGGTGACGCCGCCGAGCTGGTCCCCTGGGGCGACGCGCACGCCCTGGCGGAGGCGGTACGCGGCCTGCTGGACGATGCCGACCGCCGGATGGACCTCGCGGCGGCGGGCCGCGTCCAGGCCGGCACATGGCCCACGGAGGACGAGACGATCGCGCACGTCCTGAGCGTGTACGACGAGTTCTCGGGCCGCTGA
- a CDS encoding PucR family transcriptional regulator, which translates to MDSQGGITVQRALDLPGLRSGLPEVVAGADRLHRRVRWVHAGEVPNIASLLKGGELLLTTGLGLGTRPAEQRAFVRRLADRGIAALVVELGPRFSRLPGTIVETARSAGLPLVQLHREVPFVTVTEEIHTEIVNGHYALLRQADEVHRQCTEALLGGGGVPQVLRILADFTANPVFLETPDGQLLYAAGSDTAPADPLQVWDGLRGQRAAREAGPPTGAVLVDVPGGGPGTGSVRARLVLLAVSAPLSSVHRMAAERAAGILAVVLMQARQEEELAARGRGDFLTDLAEGRITAEDAPAQARVLGFKPGDGPLLPVVMRLASELSPSGNWALLARAVLEELSSVGVPVLLGVRPVEGRVPLLLGLRSESERTAVADRVAAALRAGVDRAGLGAPGGGVLGRSGGHPPVVVVGVAGGWAAASASLRHAGETATAAQGLSDRPWYDARRLDTDLLLWRLRDHPDLAAFVDRAIGPLRDHDRTSRPPLLPTLETYLAHAGRKAETARELHLNRQTLYNRLARISELLGTDLDDPQTVLALSLALRARRHTD; encoded by the coding sequence ATGGACAGTCAGGGCGGGATCACCGTGCAGCGGGCGCTCGATCTGCCCGGTCTCCGCAGTGGGCTCCCGGAGGTCGTGGCGGGCGCCGACCGACTGCACCGGCGGGTCCGCTGGGTGCACGCCGGCGAGGTGCCGAACATCGCGTCGCTGCTCAAGGGCGGCGAGCTGCTTCTCACCACCGGACTGGGGCTCGGCACCCGACCGGCCGAGCAGCGCGCCTTCGTCCGCCGGCTGGCGGACCGGGGTATCGCCGCCCTGGTGGTGGAGCTGGGCCCGCGCTTCTCGCGCCTGCCGGGGACGATCGTGGAGACCGCGCGGTCGGCGGGCCTCCCACTGGTCCAGCTGCACCGCGAGGTGCCGTTCGTGACGGTCACCGAGGAGATCCACACCGAGATCGTCAACGGGCACTACGCGCTGCTGAGGCAGGCGGACGAGGTGCACCGGCAGTGCACCGAGGCACTGCTCGGCGGCGGCGGGGTGCCCCAGGTCCTGCGGATCCTGGCCGACTTCACGGCCAATCCCGTCTTCCTGGAGACTCCGGACGGCCAGCTGCTCTACGCGGCGGGCTCGGACACCGCCCCCGCGGACCCCCTGCAGGTGTGGGACGGCCTGCGCGGCCAGCGGGCGGCCCGCGAGGCGGGGCCGCCCACGGGCGCCGTGCTCGTGGACGTGCCGGGCGGGGGACCGGGCACCGGCTCGGTCCGCGCCCGCCTGGTCCTCCTCGCGGTCTCCGCGCCCCTCTCCTCCGTGCACCGGATGGCGGCCGAGCGGGCGGCCGGAATCCTGGCGGTCGTACTGATGCAGGCACGTCAGGAGGAGGAGCTGGCGGCGCGAGGCCGGGGGGACTTCCTGACCGACCTGGCCGAGGGCAGGATCACCGCCGAGGACGCCCCCGCCCAGGCACGGGTGCTCGGTTTCAAGCCGGGGGACGGCCCGCTGCTGCCGGTGGTGATGCGACTGGCCTCCGAGCTGTCCCCTTCAGGGAACTGGGCACTGCTCGCCCGGGCGGTGCTGGAGGAGCTGTCCTCGGTGGGCGTTCCCGTACTGCTGGGTGTCCGCCCGGTGGAGGGCCGGGTGCCGTTGCTGCTGGGCCTGCGGTCGGAGTCGGAACGTACGGCGGTGGCCGACCGGGTGGCGGCGGCGCTGCGGGCAGGCGTGGATCGGGCCGGGCTGGGCGCGCCCGGGGGTGGGGTCCTGGGACGGTCCGGTGGCCACCCGCCGGTGGTCGTGGTGGGTGTCGCGGGCGGCTGGGCGGCGGCGTCGGCATCGCTGCGGCACGCCGGAGAGACAGCGACGGCGGCACAGGGACTGAGCGACCGACCCTGGTACGACGCCCGGCGCCTGGACACCGACCTGCTGCTGTGGCGGCTGCGGGACCATCCGGACCTGGCGGCCTTCGTGGACCGGGCGATCGGACCGCTGCGGGACCACGACCGCACCTCGCGCCCGCCGCTGCTGCCCACCCTGGAGACGTACCTGGCCCATGCCGGGCGGAAGGCGGAGACCGCCCGCGAACTCCACCTGAACCGCCAGACGCTCTACAACCGACTGGCCCGCATCTCGGAACTCCTGGGCACCGACCTGGACGACCCGCAGACGGTCCTGGCCCTGTCGCTGGCCCTGCGGGCCCGGCGGCACACGGACTGA
- a CDS encoding FAD-binding oxidoreductase, translating to MAPHTTVPDSALAGLREDLAGDVFVPGDPGYDEARVVFNGMIDRRPAVIAQCASQDDVSNAVVFGREAGLPIAVRGGGHSVSGSALNDGGLVVDLRRMHTVVADPENMTVRLGGGSTMGHLDRACQPFHVAVTGGRASTTGVGGFTLGGGSGWLERKFGLACDSLLAAELITAEGKHLHADTERNPELFWALHGGGGNFGVVTSLTLRVHPLPEFSVVLLLFDRDAGPQVVRAYRDLLASAPDAAGGGVIYLTAPPEPFVPEELVGGLVCGALVTWAGPVSEAREFAAPLFAQGPLAEVVMDVPYADFQCMLDDPPGMRNYWSAEYLTAFPDEAVAAFCARADHMIVPSGTQHVLFPMGGQVARGPTDYPLPWRDAPWAVHPFGVWDDPADDARAVQWVRDVRADATPWSTGAVYLNFIGSEGEQRLVSGFGPDHYRRLAAVKAAYDPDNVFRFNHNITPAD from the coding sequence GGGTCGTCTTCAACGGGATGATCGACCGGCGGCCCGCCGTGATCGCGCAGTGCGCCTCCCAGGACGACGTGTCCAACGCGGTCGTCTTCGGACGCGAGGCGGGTCTGCCCATCGCCGTCCGCGGCGGCGGGCACAGCGTCTCCGGCTCCGCCCTCAACGACGGCGGACTCGTGGTCGATCTACGCCGGATGCACACGGTCGTCGCCGATCCGGAGAACATGACGGTCCGCCTCGGCGGCGGATCGACGATGGGGCATCTGGACCGCGCCTGCCAGCCGTTCCACGTCGCGGTCACCGGTGGACGGGCCTCGACGACCGGTGTCGGCGGCTTCACGCTGGGCGGCGGTTCGGGCTGGCTGGAACGCAAGTTCGGCCTCGCCTGCGACAGCCTGCTCGCGGCGGAGCTGATCACGGCCGAGGGCAAGCACCTGCACGCCGACACCGAACGCAACCCCGAACTGTTCTGGGCACTGCACGGCGGCGGTGGCAACTTCGGGGTGGTGACCTCGCTGACGCTGCGCGTCCACCCGCTGCCGGAGTTCAGCGTGGTGCTGCTGCTGTTCGACCGCGACGCAGGGCCACAGGTGGTCCGCGCGTACCGGGACCTGCTCGCCTCCGCACCGGACGCGGCCGGCGGCGGGGTCATCTACCTCACCGCGCCGCCCGAGCCTTTCGTGCCCGAGGAACTGGTGGGCGGGCTGGTCTGCGGAGCCCTGGTGACCTGGGCGGGTCCGGTCTCCGAAGCCCGCGAGTTCGCGGCACCGCTGTTCGCGCAGGGACCGCTCGCCGAGGTCGTCATGGACGTGCCGTACGCCGACTTCCAGTGCATGCTCGACGACCCGCCGGGGATGCGGAACTACTGGTCGGCGGAGTACCTGACCGCGTTCCCCGACGAGGCGGTCGCCGCCTTCTGCGCCCGCGCGGACCACATGATCGTGCCGTCCGGTACGCAGCACGTGCTGTTCCCGATGGGCGGACAGGTGGCCCGGGGGCCGACGGACTACCCCCTGCCCTGGCGCGACGCGCCCTGGGCCGTCCACCCCTTCGGGGTGTGGGATGACCCGGCGGACGACGCGCGGGCGGTCCAGTGGGTCCGCGACGTGCGGGCCGACGCCACGCCGTGGTCGACAGGGGCCGTGTACCTGAACTTCATCGGTTCGGAGGGCGAACAGCGGCTGGTCTCCGGCTTCGGCCCCGACCACTACCGGAGGCTGGCCGCGGTCAAGGCCGCGTACGACCCCGACAACGTCTTCCGCTTCAACCACAACATCACTCCCGCCGACTGA